One window from the genome of Streptomyces sp. NBC_00287 encodes:
- a CDS encoding nucleotidyltransferase domain-containing protein, whose translation MPDFLESTADRLAALPTVHAVALGGSRAQGTERPDSDWDLAIYYRGPFAPADLRAVGWDGEVSEIGDWGGGVFNGGAWLTIDGHRVDVHYRDLDVVEHELAEAEQGRFRVEPLLFHLAGIPSYLVVAELAINRVLRGELPQPSEYPEKLRPTASERWYGTARATLAYAEANHVGAGRRTELAGAVATAAAQTGHAVLAARGEWVTNEKRLLERAGLRGVDDVIGVLAAGREPLSRVAAEAGRLFERAMEAATSLRS comes from the coding sequence ATGCCCGACTTTCTCGAATCGACGGCTGACCGCCTGGCCGCCCTCCCCACGGTGCACGCGGTAGCCCTCGGCGGCTCCCGCGCTCAGGGCACGGAACGACCGGACAGCGACTGGGACTTGGCGATCTACTACCGAGGCCCCTTCGCCCCGGCCGACCTGCGCGCGGTGGGCTGGGACGGGGAGGTCTCCGAGATCGGCGACTGGGGCGGCGGCGTCTTCAACGGAGGCGCCTGGCTGACGATCGACGGCCACCGAGTGGACGTCCACTACCGCGATCTCGACGTAGTCGAACATGAACTCGCGGAGGCGGAACAGGGGCGCTTCCGGGTGGAGCCACTGCTGTTCCATCTGGCCGGGATCCCGAGTTACTTGGTGGTCGCGGAACTGGCGATCAACCGGGTGCTACGGGGGGAGCTGCCCCAGCCGAGCGAGTACCCGGAAAAGCTCCGGCCCACGGCGAGCGAGCGCTGGTACGGCACCGCCCGGGCCACGCTCGCCTACGCCGAGGCCAACCATGTCGGGGCGGGCCGTCGTACCGAGCTCGCGGGTGCCGTCGCCACCGCCGCCGCGCAGACCGGACACGCGGTGCTGGCGGCGCGCGGGGAGTGGGTGACCAACGAGAAGCGGCTGTTGGAGCGCGCGGGGCTGCGGGGCGTCGACGACGTCATCGGGGTCTTGGCAGCGGGGCGTGAGCCGTTGAGCCGGGTGGCTGCCGAAGCGGGGCGGCTGTTCGAGCGGGCGATGGAGGCCGCGACATCATTGCGTTCATAA
- a CDS encoding aspartate/glutamate racemase family protein — translation MRIVVTNCNTTQEMTEEIVRGARAAAGPGTTVTGLTPSWGPESAEGWLDSYLSAAAVLDALRTYEGPYDAVVMAGFGEHGREGVRELVDVPVVDITEAAAHLACLLGRRYGVVTTLERSCGQIEDSLELAGVGRNCVGVVGTGLGVLELGDAERTEAAFLAAAERVREAGAEVLVLGCAGMTGLQRAVGEKLGVPVVDGVGAGVRLAESLVGLGLRTSRVGAYGRPLRKRREWGRS, via the coding sequence GTGCGGATCGTCGTCACCAACTGCAACACCACGCAGGAGATGACCGAGGAGATCGTACGAGGTGCCCGGGCCGCCGCAGGCCCGGGCACCACCGTGACCGGACTGACCCCGTCCTGGGGACCGGAGTCGGCGGAGGGCTGGCTGGACAGCTACCTGTCGGCGGCGGCGGTCCTGGACGCGCTGCGGACGTACGAGGGCCCTTACGACGCCGTGGTCATGGCCGGGTTCGGTGAGCACGGGCGGGAAGGCGTGCGGGAGTTGGTCGACGTCCCCGTCGTGGACATCACCGAGGCGGCGGCGCATCTGGCGTGTCTGCTGGGGCGGCGGTACGGGGTGGTCACCACGCTGGAGCGGTCGTGCGGCCAGATCGAGGACAGCCTGGAGCTGGCGGGCGTGGGGCGGAACTGTGTGGGCGTGGTCGGGACCGGGCTGGGGGTCCTGGAGTTGGGGGACGCAGAGCGCACGGAGGCGGCGTTTCTCGCGGCGGCCGAGCGGGTGCGGGAGGCGGGGGCCGAGGTGCTGGTGCTGGGGTGTGCGGGGATGACGGGGCTGCAGCGGGCGGTGGGGGAGAAGCTGGGGGTGCCGGTGGTGGACGGGGTGGGGGCGGGGGTGCGGCTGGCGGAGTCGCTGGTGGGGTTGGGGTTGAGGACGAGCAGGGTGGGGGCGTACGGGAGGCCGCTGCGGAAGAGGAGGGAGTGGGGGCGGTCGTAG
- a CDS encoding RidA family protein produces the protein MIKRVTNPALFPPPTYSHASVVEAGTRLAFLAGSVPLDAEGKIVGEGDPVRQAQQVIANLEEQLKAVGSDLAHVLSTDVYVVSSETSVLSSVWEVVEASGLSTGPHSSTLIGVACLGYTGQLVEITATAVVPEEAR, from the coding sequence GTGATCAAGCGCGTCACCAACCCCGCCCTCTTCCCTCCCCCGACCTACTCCCACGCCTCCGTCGTCGAGGCCGGTACCAGGCTCGCCTTCCTCGCCGGTTCCGTACCGCTCGACGCCGAGGGGAAGATCGTCGGCGAGGGGGATCCCGTACGGCAGGCCCAGCAGGTGATCGCCAATCTCGAAGAGCAACTGAAAGCCGTCGGGAGCGACTTGGCGCACGTACTGTCCACCGACGTGTACGTCGTCAGCAGCGAGACCTCCGTACTGTCCTCCGTATGGGAGGTCGTCGAGGCGTCCGGCCTCAGCACCGGGCCGCACTCCTCCACCCTCATCGGCGTCGCCTGCCTCGGCTATACCGGGCAGCTGGTGGAGATCACGGCCACGGCGGTCGTACCGGAGGAAGCCCGGTGA
- a CDS encoding GNAT family N-acetyltransferase — protein MITLRRATAHDARAVADVWLRSFNAALPTVVRPRSDDEVRDYFREFVVPRQDTWVADADGALVGVMVLHGELLSQLYLEPDWRGRGLGDRFVQLAKERSPQGLNLWTFQINKPAHRFYERHGFVAVEYTDGSDNEEREPDVRYVWKP, from the coding sequence GTGATCACCCTGCGCAGAGCCACTGCCCACGACGCCCGCGCCGTCGCCGACGTCTGGCTGCGCTCCTTCAACGCCGCGCTGCCGACCGTCGTACGACCGCGCTCGGACGACGAAGTCCGCGACTACTTCCGCGAGTTCGTCGTCCCCCGCCAGGACACGTGGGTGGCTGACGCCGACGGCGCACTCGTCGGCGTCATGGTTCTCCACGGCGAGCTGCTCTCCCAGCTCTACCTCGAACCCGACTGGCGCGGCCGCGGCCTCGGCGACCGGTTCGTCCAACTCGCCAAGGAGCGCAGCCCGCAGGGGCTGAACCTGTGGACCTTCCAGATCAACAAGCCCGCCCACCGCTTCTACGAACGCCACGGCTTCGTCGCCGTCGAGTACACCGACGGCAGCGACAACGAGGAGCGCGAGCCGGACGTCCGGTATGTGTGGAAGCCATAG